GCGGGTCATCACCTCGGCGCGGGGGCCGCCGCCGCGGGTGCCGGCGCGCCAGAGGTGGAGCTGGCCCGCGAGATAGCCGGCATCCTGGCCGGCGAGGCGGGGAATGCCGGGTTTGGGCTCGGCGCCGCCCGGGCCGTGGCAGGCGCTGCAGGCGGGCACGCGGGCCTCAGGCATGCCGTCGGCGATGATCGCGGCACCCCGGGCCGGCTCTGCCGGACCGGCAGGGGCGGCGGGGTCCGGTTCCGGTCGCCGGCCGGCATAGTGGCGGGCGAGGCGGGCGATCATGTCGTCGTCGAGGCCGGCGGTGGCGACCTGCATGATGCCGCCGGCGCGGCGGCCGTCGCGGAAATCGGTCAGTGTCGCCGCCAGATAATCGGCCCGCTGGCCGCCGATCACCGGCACCGCGCCGCCATCGGACCCGCCATCCATGCCATGGCAGGCGACGCAGCCGGCCCGGGCGGGCAGGCTGTCGCCGGCCTCCGCCGTGGCGGCACGGCCGGAAAGCTGCGCATAATCGGCCGCGTCCATCTGCGGCAGGGCGCGCAGGAAGGCGACCATCGCCCAGACCTCGTCGTCGCGCGCCGGCGCCGGCCAGGCGGGCATGCCGCTGAATTTGATGCCATGGCCGACGATGCGGAACAGCTCGGCCGGCCTCCAGGCCGATGCGGCGTGGCCAAGCCCGGGCGGGCGCGGGGTCATGTTGAAGGGTAGCGGCCCTGCGGTCGCGCCCGGTGCGCCATGGCAGAAGCGGCAGGCGGTTTCGAAATGGCCGGCGGCGCGGCGCACCA
Above is a genomic segment from Tistrella mobilis containing:
- a CDS encoding c-type cytochrome, with product MNRRIRLRHLLYGLGGLAAAALVALWAGLMPVTASSGHWRITAWFLHWVMQNSVRTDALFVETPAEVDDPVLVRRAAGHFETACRFCHGAPGATAGPLPFNMTPRPPGLGHAASAWRPAELFRIVGHGIKFSGMPAWPAPARDDEVWAMVAFLRALPQMDAADYAQLSGRAATAEAGDSLPARAGCVACHGMDGGSDGGAVPVIGGQRADYLAATLTDFRDGRRAGGIMQVATAGLDDDMIARLARHYAGRRPEPDPAAPAGPAEPARGAAIIADGMPEARVPACSACHGPGGAEPKPGIPRLAGQDAGYLAGQLHLWRAGTRGGGPRAEVMTRAASGLSDADIRAVAAALARGEKGRGYRDTLPGGTAAPAAD